A region of Leptospiraceae bacterium DNA encodes the following proteins:
- a CDS encoding PD-(D/E)XK nuclease family transposase has translation MLQDKKPRYLNPYTDFGFKRLFGTEANKDLLIDFLNQILPEKHRIQELSFRNPENLPPMPFLRKAIFDIQCTGANGEDFIVEMQKEKLEFFKDRSLFAVTFPIQEQAEKGDWNFKLKPVYLIAILDFKYDEKEEKKKFERYVQLKDQDGEVFYDKLHFKFLQMPLFTKKENELESRFDKWCYFLKNLESFDHIPAILNEPLFKKAFLTSELSAMNSFEFDTYHESLMAYWESKGMLDTARDEGKLEGKLEEKLNVAKNAIKMGLSDEQIHTLTGMSFEDIQNIREKEF, from the coding sequence ATGCTACAGGACAAAAAACCCAGATACTTAAATCCATACACTGATTTTGGTTTTAAGAGGCTCTTCGGAACCGAAGCCAATAAGGATCTACTCATTGATTTTTTGAATCAAATCCTTCCGGAAAAACACCGGATTCAGGAACTCAGTTTTCGAAATCCTGAAAATCTCCCTCCTATGCCTTTCCTACGAAAAGCCATTTTTGATATCCAATGCACAGGAGCCAATGGAGAAGACTTCATCGTTGAAATGCAAAAAGAAAAATTGGAATTTTTTAAAGACAGGTCTCTATTTGCCGTTACATTTCCCATTCAGGAACAGGCAGAAAAAGGAGATTGGAACTTTAAACTCAAGCCCGTTTATCTCATTGCCATTCTCGATTTTAAGTATGACGAGAAAGAAGAAAAGAAGAAATTCGAACGTTATGTTCAACTCAAAGACCAGGATGGGGAAGTCTTTTATGATAAGCTTCATTTTAAGTTTTTGCAGATGCCCCTCTTTACCAAGAAAGAAAATGAATTAGAAAGCCGCTTTGATAAATGGTGTTATTTCTTAAAAAACCTGGAAAGTTTTGACCACATTCCGGCTATATTAAACGAACCCCTTTTTAAAAAAGCCTTTCTTACCTCCGAACTCAGTGCTATGAATAGCTTTGAGTTTGATACATACCACGAAAGTCTCATGGCCTACTGGGAATCAAAAGGTATGCTCGATACAGCAAGGGATGAAGGTAAGCTGGAAGGTAAGTTGGAAGAGAAATTAAATGTTGCAAAGAATGCTATCAAGATGGGGCTTTCGGATGAACAAATCCATACTCTTACCGGCATGAGTTTTGAGGATATTCAGAATATACGAGAGAAAGAATTTTAG
- a CDS encoding tetratricopeptide repeat protein, with protein sequence MKIGERFGLTSLVIFLVAFFVFHCKKSEPTKEMQVTAATYTEANNKGVALLKEKKFEEALAYFKKSAELKPDFALAYYNQGVSYQAMDDYKTAVLAYQKARSLNPNDAKIYFNLALVQSKSGDKQGALENYKKFIEIAPPEKMAKPIEDAKVRIQVLSAQ encoded by the coding sequence ATGAAAATAGGGGAACGATTTGGATTAACAAGTTTAGTTATTTTTCTTGTAGCTTTTTTCGTATTTCATTGTAAGAAAAGCGAACCTACAAAGGAAATGCAGGTCACGGCTGCTACTTACACTGAAGCCAATAATAAAGGTGTAGCACTTTTAAAAGAGAAGAAATTTGAGGAAGCTTTGGCTTATTTTAAAAAGTCGGCTGAATTGAAACCGGATTTTGCCCTGGCCTATTATAATCAGGGTGTTTCATATCAGGCTATGGATGATTACAAAACTGCGGTTCTTGCCTATCAAAAAGCTAGAAGCCTGAATCCGAACGATGCCAAGATCTACTTTAACCTGGCTTTAGTTCAATCTAAATCTGGTGATAAACAAGGAGCTTTAGAGAACTATAAAAAATTTATAGAGATTGCACCTCCCGAAAAAATGGCAAAACCTATAGAAGATGCAAAAGTTAGGATACAGGTACTTTCTGCCCAATGA
- a CDS encoding tetratricopeptide repeat protein, with translation MKLRIFTFFILGLLILTSGLSAEDRTKAQKLNYEGAKQLKADPDKAIGLFEQAMQLDPSVPDYPNNIGVAYLNQKNYIKALSYFQKATKISSNYFRGHYNQGVCYQAMGKNKESVTAYKTALKYNSKSPETFFNLGIVYTRLNKKKSAVKYYKKFLEIAPSSMAKPIEDAKKRIKQMEGK, from the coding sequence ATGAAACTTCGAATCTTTACATTTTTTATCTTAGGTTTATTAATACTAACTTCGGGTCTTTCTGCCGAGGACAGAACAAAAGCTCAGAAATTAAATTATGAGGGTGCCAAGCAGTTAAAGGCGGATCCTGATAAGGCTATAGGATTATTTGAGCAGGCAATGCAGTTGGATCCCTCTGTTCCTGACTATCCGAATAATATTGGAGTTGCTTATCTTAATCAGAAGAACTATATAAAAGCTTTGAGTTACTTTCAAAAAGCTACAAAAATCAGTTCGAATTATTTCCGAGGTCATTATAATCAGGGTGTTTGTTATCAAGCTATGGGAAAGAATAAGGAATCAGTTACTGCCTATAAAACAGCTTTGAAATATAACTCCAAATCTCCTGAGACTTTCTTTAATTTAGGAATTGTTTATACACGGCTTAATAAGAAAAAAAGTGCAGTGAAGTATTATAAGAAGTTTCTTGAAATTGCTCCTTCAAGTATGGCAAAACCTATTGAGGATGCAAAAAAGAGAATCAAACAAATGGAAGGAAAATAG
- a CDS encoding tetratricopeptide repeat protein, with translation MNAQDRIKAQKLNNEGVSLIGSNPDKAIDLFEKAMQLCSIVPEYPNNMGVVKLNQKKFIEALEYFQKAIDIDQNYFHAFYNMGVCYQALSENLKAVDYYLRAMKLKPNSPELIFNMALVYSRLGDKENAIQYYKLFVRIAPISLAKPIEDAKKRVEELLK, from the coding sequence ATGAATGCACAGGATAGAATAAAAGCTCAAAAGTTAAATAACGAGGGAGTCTCTCTTATTGGCTCCAATCCGGATAAGGCTATAGATTTATTTGAAAAGGCAATGCAGCTTTGTTCTATTGTTCCGGAATATCCAAATAACATGGGAGTTGTTAAACTGAATCAAAAGAAATTTATAGAAGCATTGGAATATTTTCAAAAAGCTATAGATATAGATCAAAACTACTTTCATGCTTTTTATAATATGGGTGTTTGTTACCAGGCTCTTTCTGAGAATCTGAAAGCTGTTGACTATTATCTCAGAGCTATGAAATTGAAACCGAATTCACCCGAACTCATTTTTAATATGGCTTTAGTTTATTCCAGGTTGGGTGATAAAGAAAATGCAATACAATATTATAAGTTATTCGTCAGAATTGCTCCGATAAGCCTGGCAAAACCCATAGAAGATGCAAAAAAAAGAGTGGAAGAACTTTTAAAATGA
- a CDS encoding TolC family protein: protein MKKKLIKLIVVGTLYLFFTVLYAGDRTLSLDLNKAITIGLTNSILLKTIRSKQEVFRHIITEKWRNYLPRVGVSYFGLKNLNVEQPDSRYNDIRLNIQQLLYDGGKTELEVESARLDKVLNSKDYLIERDKLSLEISKAYITTLSNFSKLFLVKKSLKRAVHNLKNVSLQKKEGFATDIQRLEALSKLREVEASYRKIQGETNRSLMDLKQVLNLHIDVDIKFEENFLFDYSFYPPSLPIKNIAKKSVATNQEVAKFRVVVKQLKAQKQLAEEYWKPQVSVGAYVGENVNGPVPTKNKVYGFNLSVNTRFGSTTNQNTLNYGVQTDGSGIQRIPGYGPQFVGKGENAFNSSNFNFYDDLSYSRNILEGKIKLSEAVGKYKKLSNEVEMSVYKSYDTLQEKWQLLRLGNSRLYLQFEAFKLARQKFQQGFLKEVDVISAELDLMQAQDGLLEVSRDYMLSGFEFYFFSGSDNNSLHLYEYNRNKGNSIILKLYDYKRDESLKPEIREVEEREKIEITPDTTIIEKKEVPLIEEENYHIKESPKKKKDYDFFIEE from the coding sequence ATGAAAAAAAAGTTAATAAAATTGATTGTAGTTGGAACGCTTTATTTGTTCTTTACTGTTTTATATGCAGGAGATAGAACTTTATCTTTGGATTTAAATAAAGCAATCACTATCGGATTAACAAATAGTATACTTCTAAAGACAATACGAAGTAAGCAGGAAGTGTTTCGACATATTATAACTGAGAAGTGGAGGAATTATTTACCAAGGGTGGGAGTTTCCTATTTTGGTTTAAAGAATTTGAATGTGGAGCAACCTGATTCGAGATACAATGATATTCGTTTGAATATACAACAGTTATTATACGATGGAGGAAAAACGGAACTTGAAGTAGAGTCAGCCAGACTGGATAAGGTTTTAAACTCTAAGGATTACTTGATTGAAAGAGATAAGCTTTCCCTGGAAATTAGCAAAGCCTATATTACTACTTTATCAAATTTTAGTAAGCTATTTTTGGTTAAAAAGAGCTTAAAGCGGGCCGTGCATAATTTAAAAAACGTAAGCCTGCAAAAAAAAGAAGGTTTTGCTACTGATATACAAAGATTAGAAGCCCTTTCAAAGTTGCGGGAAGTAGAAGCAAGCTATAGAAAAATTCAGGGAGAAACTAACCGTTCTCTTATGGATCTAAAGCAAGTCTTGAATTTACACATTGATGTAGACATAAAGTTTGAAGAAAATTTTTTGTTTGATTATTCCTTTTATCCTCCGAGTTTGCCAATCAAGAATATTGCTAAAAAGTCGGTAGCAACCAATCAAGAAGTAGCCAAGTTTCGTGTGGTTGTAAAACAGTTAAAAGCTCAAAAGCAATTGGCCGAAGAATACTGGAAACCCCAGGTTTCGGTTGGGGCCTATGTGGGAGAAAACGTAAATGGTCCTGTTCCTACAAAAAATAAGGTTTACGGTTTTAATCTTTCTGTAAATACAAGGTTTGGAAGTACCACCAATCAAAACACCCTGAACTACGGAGTACAGACAGATGGGTCCGGTATCCAGAGGATACCGGGTTACGGGCCTCAATTTGTTGGTAAAGGTGAAAATGCTTTCAATAGCAGCAATTTTAACTTTTATGATGATTTGAGCTATTCCCGAAATATTTTAGAGGGAAAGATAAAACTTTCAGAAGCTGTAGGGAAATATAAAAAATTATCCAATGAAGTGGAAATGTCTGTTTATAAAAGTTATGATACTTTGCAGGAAAAATGGCAACTTCTCAGGTTAGGGAATTCAAGGCTTTATTTGCAATTTGAAGCTTTTAAATTAGCCAGACAAAAATTTCAACAGGGTTTTTTAAAAGAGGTGGACGTTATTAGCGCTGAATTGGATTTGATGCAGGCCCAGGATGGATTACTGGAGGTCTCTCGTGACTATATGCTTTCCGGTTTTGAATTTTATTTTTTTAGCGGTTCGGATAATAATAGCCTGCATTTATATGAATATAATCGAAATAAAGGAAATTCGATTATTCTAAAACTCTATGATTATAAACGAGATGAGTCTTTAAAGCCGGAAATCCGGGAAGTTGAAGAGCGAGAGAAAATCGAGATTACTCCGGATACTACAATAATAGAAAAAAAAGAAGTTCCCCTTATTGAAGAAGAGAATTATCATATCAAAGAATCTCCGAAGAAAAAAAAGGATTATGATTTCTTTATTGAAGAGTAA